One window of the Vigna radiata var. radiata cultivar VC1973A chromosome 1, Vradiata_ver6, whole genome shotgun sequence genome contains the following:
- the LOC106762889 gene encoding uncharacterized protein LOC106762889, with protein MGYRNVKELWYSLGGPVLEERLELLSDDKGAMHVVNIALLKGSAHLFVVHRVSDPDYILELENDVGKHGEEIGKDREVSEKEGVEVEEADVGSGVGEEVEDGKGDGGEEVEDGKGDGGEEVEDGKGDGGEEVEVGGEETEVGCGVGEDVVVGEQIVEEDGGEDGKXDDGEEVEVGGEEADDXSEDVEDVVGGDDDSEDDLVDVFVNADEEVEEEDVDSEDEMVIGGTGSGRLQVFEIRHTSNISEKYVVDVDKRDCSCRKWLLTGIACCHALTAMRFLNLTPEDFIPNWFRTTTYEETYNPIIFPVNGPDLWQRTAYPDILPPPNRILPGRPRKKRRLESWEQMRDDTQLGQAGIPKRCGICRQLGHRRTNCPQASQHQPDQGTQGTQGSEQDQQPAQDATQGTQQEDHQPTPPATQGSQITHDDTSRPV; from the exons ATGGGATATAGAAATGTTAAGGAGTTGTGGTATTCCCTGGGTGGTCCTGTATTAGAAGAAAGGTTGGAGTTGTTAAGTGATGATAAGGGAGCAATGCATGTGGTGAACATTGCGTTATTGAAGGGGTCAGCTCATTTGTTTGTGGTTCACAGGGTGTCGGATCCTGATTATATTCTTGAGTTGGAAAATGATGTTGGTAAGCATGGTGAAGAAATAGGTAAAGATAGAGAAGTGAGTGAAAAAGAAGGTGTTGAGGTAGAAGAAGCTGATGTTGGTAGTGGTGTAGGGGAAGAAGTTGAAGATGGTAAAGGTGATGGTGGTGAAGAAGTTGAAGATGGTAAAGGTGATGGTGGTGAAGAAGTTGAAGATGGTAAAGGTGATGGtggtgaagaagttgaagttggTGGTGAAGAAACTGAAGTTGGTTGTGGGGTAGGGGAAGATGTAGTTGTTGGTGAACAAATTGTCGAGGAGGATGGTGGAGAAGATGGTAAAGNTGATGAtggtgaagaagttgaagttggTGGTGAAGAAGCTGATGATGNTAGTGAAGATGTTGAAGATGTAGTTGGTGGTGATGATGATAGTGAAGATGATTTGGTGgatgtttttgtgaatgcagatgaagaAGTCGAAGAGGAGGATGTTGATAGTGAAGATGAGATGGTGATTGGTGGTACAGGAAGTGGAA GGCTCCAAGTATTTGAGATCAGGCATACCTCAAATATTTCAGAAAAGTATGTGGTTGATGTAGACAAAAGAGATTGTAGCTGCAGGAAGTGGCTTCTCACAGGGATAGCTTGCTGCCATGCACTCACAGCTATGAGGTTTTTAAACCTCACTCCAGAAGACTTCATACCAAATTGGTTTAGGACCACCACTTATGAAGAAACTTATAATCCAATAATCTTCCCTGTCAATGGACCTGACCTATGGCAAAGAACAGCCTATCCAGATATTTTGCCTCCTCCTAATAGGATCTTGCCAGGTagaccaagaaaaaaaagaagactcGAAAGTTGGGAGCAAATGAGGGATGACACTCAACTTGGACAAGCTGGAATCCCAAAGAGATGTGGCATTTGTAGGCAATTAGGACATAGAAGAACTAATTGCCCTCAAGCAAGTCAACATCAACCCGATCAAGGAACTCAAGGAACTCAAGGAAGTGAACAAGACCAACAACCTGCACAAGATGCCACTCAAGGAACTCAACAAGAAGACCACCAACCTACCCCACCTGCCACTCAAGGAAGTCAAATTACTCATGATGACACTTCAAGACCAGTTTAG